DNA sequence from the Candidatus Edwardsbacteria bacterium genome:
AAAACCGTTCTCTTTAAGAATTATAGATGTAATTATAGATAAACCCACCCCATAAGTCAACGACAATGATATAGCCCCTTAACCACAAAGCCCCCGCCTGTGGCGGGGGCTTTGTGGCAGCCATATCAGTTGCCGGGCCACATTTTCTTTATCTCGTCCATCTGTTCCGGGTGGAGCTTGACCGTGCCGTCGGCCTCCAGGTCAACCCGCAGGCCGTTCCAATGTTCAGCCGAGGCCGGGAATTCCTTTTTTCCTATCATGGTCAGCAGAACGTGGGCGACGGCAAATTTATTTGTGTCTGACAGGGCGCCGCGCAACCCGGGCACCGCAGTTTTTCCCTGTTTTAAAATATTTTGCGCCTCTTTATCCATGATCGCTGGATAAAGGCCGAAAGATGTCCCTTCCCAGATGATATCGGAATTTGCCAGTTGGCTGATTTGCAACTGAAGATCTTCATTCGGGGCCTGGGAGCAACCGGCTAACAGTACCAGCAGGAAAACCACTGATAGTTGTTTCATTATCGTCACTTCCTATGGATTTCAAATAATTATCTTTTGTTCATTATAAATACTTATCCTTCTTCTGTCAAGTATTTAAAGACCCCGCGGTAAGCGGGGTCTTTGTTGTTTCCGTGATCGCGGCGGTTGACTGGCCGGCTTCTGTTTTTACTTGCCTGATTTTTTGGCTTTTTTAGCCAGTCTTTTTTCCATCAGGGTTTTCCCGGCCTTCTTTTTACCGTCCTTTTTAATGTCCTGATCTTTAGCCATGGTCCTTCTCCGCTTTTAAAGATTATATTTTGACTTTGCCATTTAATAGGGCAATTGTATATCCTCGATGGTTTTTTGTCAATATATTTTTTATATTAAATAGCTATGTCTCAAATAAACCAGAGCCCCGCATCTCTGCGGGGCTCTTTGATACTCCCTTCCCTCACGGGGAAGGGTTGGGGTTAGGTCTATACCACGCCCTGGGCCACCATGGCCTTGGCCACTTTGACGAACCCGGCGATGTTGGCGCCCGCCAGATAGTCGCCCTTGGTGGCGTAGGTCTCGGAGGCGTCCAGGCACTGCTGGTGGATGGCCTGCATGATTCTCTGCAGCTTCTGGTCCACTTCCTCGCGGTTCCAGTACCAGCGGGAGCTCTGCTGGGCCATTTCCAGTCCGGAGGTGGCCACGCCGCCGGCGTTGGCCGCCTTGGCCGGCCCGTACAGCACATTGTTGCCCTGGTAGATCTTGATGGCCGCCAGGTTGGAGGGCATGTTGGCGCCCTCGGAGACTAGGAAACAGCCGTTCTTGACCATGGCCTGGGCGTGCAATTCGTCGATCTCGTTCTGGGTGGCGGAGGGGAAGGCGCAGTCGAACTTGATGCCCTGTTCCTTGACCACATCCCAGACGCTCTTGCCCTCGTAATACTTGGCGCTCTTGTATTTGTCGGCATATTCCTTGGCCCGGCCCCGGCGCACATTCTCCAGATCCATGATGAATTTCAGCTTCTCGGCATCGATGCCCTCCTCGTCGATGATGGTTCCGCCGGAATCGCAGATGGACAGGGCCTTGCCGCCCAGCTGGGTGATCTTCTCGATGGTATACTGGGAAACGTTGCCCTTGCCGGACACGATGCAGCGCAGCCCCTTGTAGTCCTTCTTGCGGGTGGCCAGCATCTCGGCCCCGAAATAGACCGCGCCGTAGCCGGTGGCTTCGGGCCGGATCAGCGATCCGCCGTACTCCCGGGCCCGGCCGGTCAGCACGCCGGTGAACTCGTTGCGGATCTTTTTATAATAACCGTACATGTAGCCGATCTCCCGGCCGCCCACTCCGATGTCGCCGGCGGGCACGTCGGTGTCCTGGCCGATATGACGGAACAATTCGCGCATGAATGACTGGGTGAACTTCATCACCTCCATATCGCTCTTGCCCTTGGGGTCAAAGTCCGAGCCGCCCTTGCCGCCGCCCATGGCCAGGGTGGTCAGGCTGTTCTTGAATACCTGCTCGAAACCCAGGAACTTGATGATGCCCAGGTTGACCGAGGGGTGGAAGCGCAGGCCGCCCTTGTAGGGCCCGATGGCGTTGTTGAACTGTACCCGGAAACCCTTGTTGACCTGGACCTCGCCCTTGTCGTCCACCCAGGGCACCCGGAACATTACCACCCGGTCCGGCTCGCAGATCCGCTCGTATATCTTCCATTTGACGAACTCGGGGTGCTTGGCTACGGTCGGCTCCAGGGTCTTCATGACCTCCTCTACCGCTTGATGGAATTCCGGCTCTCCCGGATTCTTGGCCTTGACTTTGGCAATAACATCAGTGATGTGGGACATTGGCACCTCCTTATAAGTTAAAAGTTAGAAGGGATACTAGCGTGAAATATTTCAATCCACTGTGTTTTATATTATAAATCCTTGCCTTCAAAGTG
Encoded proteins:
- the gdhA gene encoding NADP-specific glutamate dehydrogenase, coding for MSHITDVIAKVKAKNPGEPEFHQAVEEVMKTLEPTVAKHPEFVKWKIYERICEPDRVVMFRVPWVDDKGEVQVNKGFRVQFNNAIGPYKGGLRFHPSVNLGIIKFLGFEQVFKNSLTTLAMGGGKGGSDFDPKGKSDMEVMKFTQSFMRELFRHIGQDTDVPAGDIGVGGREIGYMYGYYKKIRNEFTGVLTGRAREYGGSLIRPEATGYGAVYFGAEMLATRKKDYKGLRCIVSGKGNVSQYTIEKITQLGGKALSICDSGGTIIDEEGIDAEKLKFIMDLENVRRGRAKEYADKYKSAKYYEGKSVWDVVKEQGIKFDCAFPSATQNEIDELHAQAMVKNGCFLVSEGANMPSNLAAIKIYQGNNVLYGPAKAANAGGVATSGLEMAQQSSRWYWNREEVDQKLQRIMQAIHQQCLDASETYATKGDYLAGANIAGFVKVAKAMVAQGVV